CCGGCGACGAGCAGACCAGGGCCGAGCTGCAGAAGGCGCTCGACGACCTCGAGGGTGAGCTGCCCGACGACATCCGCGACGACCTCCAGGTGATCGCCGACGGGATCTCGAGGAGCAAGAACCTGGTTGAGGTCGGGGAGTTCTTCGACAGCGAGGAATACACGAAGGCCAACGCGAACATCGAGCGGTACATCAACGAGGAGTGCGGCACGAGCGGGTGATCTCCACGCGGCCTCGTAGCCACTCGAACCGGTCAGCCGGGGTGTCGGGACGTGCCCGTCCGGCTGGTCGGTTCGAGTGGGTGGACCGGTGACCGGTCCGGGCCGACGACCACCCACTGCTCACCGGCGAACCGCAGTCCCAGGGTGACTGCTCGCACCCCCATGAAGATGATCAGCGCGCCCCACAGCCAGCCGATCCCGCCGTCGTAGAGCAGCACGCCGATCGCCGCCGGGACGAAGGCCACGACGGCCACCACCATCGCCCAGGCCAGGTAGCCAAGGTCACCCGCGCCGATCAGGATGCCGTCCAGCGCGAACACGAACCCGTTGAGCGGCTGCATGATCGCCACGAACACCAGCAGGAACGACGTGAGGCTGATCACCAGGGCGTCGTCGGTGAAGACCTCGGGGAGCGCCCAGCGGGTGAGCAAGACCCCCGCGCCGAGCACCACGCCGACCACGATGCTCAGCTCGATCATCCGCCCTGCCGCGGCCCGGGCCACCCCTGGCTCGGCGGCGCCGAGGAACCGTCCGGTGAGCGCCTGGCCGGCGATCGCCAGCGCGTCGAGGGCCAGCGCGAGGAGGCTCCAGATCTCGAACGCGATCTGGTGGGCAGCCACCTCCGGGGACCCGATCCGGGTCGCCACGGCGGTGGCGAGGAGGAACGCCCCCCGCAGCGCGGCCGTGCGGATGAAGAGGTCGCGACCAACGGCGACCAGCCGGCGGAGGCTGTGCGGGTCGGGTCGCAGGGGCACCCTGTGACGGCGGACCGCACGCCGGACCCACAGGACGTACACCGCCGCCGAGCCCCACTGCGCGATCACGGTGGAGAGCGCCGAGGCGCCGATGGCGAAGCCGAGCCCGATGATGAGCACGAGCTCGAGGCCCAGGTTGAACGCCGCAGAGCACACGGCGACGAGTAGCGGGGTCCGGGTGTCCTGCAGGCCGCGCAGGTAGCCGGTGCCGGCGAGTACCACCAGCATGGCGGGGATGCCGATCAGGCTGATGCGCAGGTAGGTCAACGCTTCGGTGCGCACGGATCCGCTGGCGCCCACCAGGGCGACCAGCGGTCCGGCGAGCGCGTAGCCGGCAACGGCGAGGACCATCCCGACGAGCATCGCCAGCCACATGCCCTGTACGGCCTCGTGGGCGGCTCGGCGCTCGTCGCCCGCCCCGAGGAGGCGGGCCACCGAGGCAGTGGTGCCATAGGCCAGGAAGATGAACAGCGAGTAGCCGATCAGCAGGATGCTGCTGGCCACGGCCAGCCCGGCGAGGGGCTCAGTGCCCAGGTGCCCGACCACCGCCGTGTCGGCGAGGACGTAGAGAGGCTCGGCCATCAGGGCACCGAGCGCGGGGAGGGCCAACCTCAGGATCTCGGCGTCGTGCGGATCGCGCCGCAACGGATGTCTCACGGTGCGTGGAGCATGAGTCGGAGCAGGGACGGACGGGTAGGGAGGCGGGCAGGTCTCGCGGCGCGAGTGGCCGGCGGGGGAGCCTAACCTTCGGGGCATGACGAACCCCATGAAGCCCCGCTCGCACGAGGTCACCGACGGCTTCGAGCGTGCGCCCGCCAGGGCGATGCTCCGAGCGGTGGGCATGACCGACGACGACTGGGACAAGCCCCAGATCGGGGTGTGCTCGTCGTGGAACGAGGTGACCCCCTGCAACCTGCCCTTGGACCGGCTGGCGAAGCGGGCCAAGGAGGGCGTGCGGGCGGCCGGCGGGTTCCCCATCGAGTTCACCACCATC
This DNA window, taken from Rhabdothermincola sediminis, encodes the following:
- a CDS encoding MATE family efflux transporter, with translation MRHPLRRDPHDAEILRLALPALGALMAEPLYVLADTAVVGHLGTEPLAGLAVASSILLIGYSLFIFLAYGTTASVARLLGAGDERRAAHEAVQGMWLAMLVGMVLAVAGYALAGPLVALVGASGSVRTEALTYLRISLIGIPAMLVVLAGTGYLRGLQDTRTPLLVAVCSAAFNLGLELVLIIGLGFAIGASALSTVIAQWGSAAVYVLWVRRAVRRHRVPLRPDPHSLRRLVAVGRDLFIRTAALRGAFLLATAVATRIGSPEVAAHQIAFEIWSLLALALDALAIAGQALTGRFLGAAEPGVARAAAGRMIELSIVVGVVLGAGVLLTRWALPEVFTDDALVISLTSFLLVFVAIMQPLNGFVFALDGILIGAGDLGYLAWAMVVAVVAFVPAAIGVLLYDGGIGWLWGALIIFMGVRAVTLGLRFAGEQWVVVGPDRSPVHPLEPTSRTGTSRHPG